The proteins below are encoded in one region of Dioscorea cayenensis subsp. rotundata cultivar TDr96_F1 chromosome 18, TDr96_F1_v2_PseudoChromosome.rev07_lg8_w22 25.fasta, whole genome shotgun sequence:
- the LOC120281664 gene encoding transmembrane emp24 domain-containing protein p24delta3-like produces the protein MGHRAAVIWLCAAMVLLMRGAEALWLQLPPSGTKCVSEEIQPNVVVLAYYGVIFEDRAHATPTISVKVTSPYGNTLHHQENVTSGQFAFTTSEAGNYLACFWFGGSDTNVEASVNLDWRIGIAARDWDSVAKREKIEGVELELKKLEAAVEAIHENLLYLKTREADMREVSERTNARVAWFSIMSLGVCIAVSILQLWHLKGFFQKKKLI, from the exons atggGGCACCGCGCCGCAGTGATCTGGCTGTGCGCGGCGATGGTGCTGCTCATGCGGGGAGCTGAGGCGTTGTGGCTCCAGCTGCCGCCGTCCGGTACCAAGTGCGTCTCCGAAGAGATCCAACCCAACGTCGTCGTCCTCGCCTACTATGGCGTCATCTTCGAGGATCGCGCTCACGCTACCCCCACCATCTCCGTCAAG GTGACATCACCATATGGAAACACTCTGCATCACCAAGAAAATGTTACATCTGGCCAATTTGCATTTACAACTTCAGAAGCAGGCAACTACCTGGCATGTTTCTGGTTTGGTGGCAGTGACACAAATGTAGAAGCTAGTGTTAATCTTGATTGGAGAATCGGAATTGCAGCACGAGACTGGGATTCTGTCgctaaaagagaaaaaattgaG GGTGTCGAGCTTGAGCTGAAGAAACTAGAAGCTGCTGTGGAGGCAATCCATGAGAATTTGTTATATCTGAAGACAAG GGAAGCTGATATGAGGGAAGTCAGCGAGAGGACAAATGCAAGAGTTGCATGGTTCAGTATTATGTCTCTAGGTGTTTGCATAGCAGTTTCTATCTTGCAATTGTGGCATCTCAAGGGCTTTTTCCAAAAGAAGAAGCTCATTTAG